CTTGTCGCGTGTTTCCTCGTATTCCGCGGCCGGGTTCGAGTCGGCGACGATCCCGGCGCCCGCCTGAATGAACGCCGTGCGTCCCTGGATCGTGATCGCGCGGATGGCGATGCAGAAATCGAGGTTGCCCGCAAAGTACAGGTACCCCAACGCTCCGGCGTAAATGCCGCGCCGCGTGGGCTCCATCGAGGCGAGCAGCTCCATCGCGCGGATCTTCGGCGCGCCGGAGACCGTGCCTGCCGGGAACGTGGCCATCAACGCGTCGAGCCGGTCGTGCTCGTCGGAGAGCCGTCCCTCCACCCGCGAGACCAGGTGCATCACGTGCGAGAACCGATCGAGCGCCATGAACTCCGGCACCCGCACCGACCCGTATGCGCAGACGCGGCCGAGGTCGTTGCGCCCCAGATCCACCAGCATCACGTGCTCGGCGCGCTCCTTCTCGTTGCGCCGCAGCTCGTCGGCGAGCCGCAGGTCCTCCTCATCGGTGCGGCCGCGCGGCCGGGTGCCGGCAATCGGGTGCGTCTCGACGCGGCGCCCCTCGACGCGCAGCAGCATCTCCGGCGAGGATCCGACGATGGCGAGCGGCCCCATCCGGATGAAGTACATGTACGGCGACGGGTTCACGTGCCGCAGCGCCCGGTAAATCGTGAACGGCTCCGCCTCCACCTCGGCTTCGAACCGCTGGGAGAGCACCGCCTGGTAGATGTCGCCGGCCGCGATGTGCTCCTGCAGCCGCCGGACGGAGTCCTCGAACCTGTCCCGCGTGATGTTGGCGCGGATCTCGGGCACGGGGCGCCCGCCGCTCTCGCTCTGCGAGAGCGCGCGGTCCAGCTCCCGCTCCAGGAACGCGATCTTCGCGCACGCAAACTGGTACAGCGCCTCGAGGTTCTC
The Acidobacteriota bacterium genome window above contains:
- the trpE gene encoding anthranilate synthase component I gives rise to the protein MRQTSFEEFVELARRGTFVPVWKEIMADLLTPVSAFLKVAEDSDYSFLLESVEGGERVARYSFLGKDPFLVVRSRGGRTIVEQSGTTVESEEPFVEKVRGLMASLQAPFVPDLPRFTGGAVGFISYDAAPSFEPALQGAWSTVPPAEGDDGAFMLFDTVLAFDHVKHRILMIANARVTPEENLEALYQFACAKIAFLERELDRALSQSESGGRPVPEIRANITRDRFEDSVRRLQEHIAAGDIYQAVLSQRFEAEVEAEPFTIYRALRHVNPSPYMYFIRMGPLAIVGSSPEMLLRVEGRRVETHPIAGTRPRGRTDEEDLRLADELRRNEKERAEHVMLVDLGRNDLGRVCAYGSVRVPEFMALDRFSHVMHLVSRVEGRLSDEHDRLDALMATFPAGTVSGAPKIRAMELLASMEPTRRGIYAGALGYLYFAGNLDFCIAIRAITIQGRTAFIQAGAGIVADSNPAAEYEETRDK